The Brassica oleracea var. oleracea cultivar TO1000 chromosome C6, BOL, whole genome shotgun sequence genome includes a region encoding these proteins:
- the LOC106300718 gene encoding beta-D-glucopyranosyl abscisate beta-glucosidase-like produces the protein MVKFERVPLLLGLVLVLTLVGAKASEPVCRQAEKFSRASFPEGFLWGTATAAFQVEGAVDEGCRGPSMWDTFTKKYPHRCQNHNADVAVDFYHRYKEDIKLMRDLNTDAFRLSIAWPRIFPHGRMSKGISKQGVQFYHDLIDELLKNKITPLVTVFHWDTPQDLEDEYGGFLSGNIVKDFTEYANFTYHEYGHKVKNWITFNEPWVFSRAGYDVGKKAPGRCSPYIQEWGKHCEDGRSGFEAYQVSHNLLLAHAYSVEAFRACKQCAGGKIGIAHSPAWFEPADLESVGAPIERVLDFILGWHLHPTTYGDYPQSMKDRIGHRLPKFTEAEKRILKNSADFVGMNYYTSLFGANMQTGDSKNPSWTTDSLVQWESKTVDGYKIGSKPAGGKLDVYSRGMRKLLKYIKDNYGDPEIMITENGYGEDLGDLHNDVATGTNDHNRKYYLQRHLLSLHEAICDDKVNVTGYYVWSLMDNFEWQDGYKARFGLYYIDFLNNLTRHQKVSGKWYADFLKPGFPTSKIVREEL, from the exons ATGGTGAAGTTCGAGAGGGTTCCTTTACTGTTAGGGCTAGTTCTGGTTCTAACTTTGGTCGGAGCCAAAGCCAGTGAACCTGTCTGTCGTCAAGCTGAGAAGTTTAGCAGAGCTAGCTTTCCTGAAGGTTTCCTTTGGGGAACCGCAACCGCAGCGTTCCAG GTTGAAGGAGCTGTTGATGAGGGCTGCAGAGGTCCAAGCATGTGGGACACTTTCACTAAGAAATACCCAC ATAGATGCCAAAATCATAACGCTGATGTCGCTGTTGATTTCTATCATCGTTACAAG GAAGATATCAAGTTGATGAGAGACCTCAACACTGATGCTTTTAGACTTTCTATTGCGTGGCCTAGAATTTTTCCGC ATGGAAGAATGTCAAAGGGAATCAGCAAACAAGGAGTCCAATTCTATCACGACCTCATCGATGAGCTTCTTAAAAACA AGATTACTCCACTGGTAACAGTCTTTCACTGGGATACTCCTCAAGACTTAGAAGATGAATACGGTGGTTTCTTGAGCGGTAACATTGT GAAAGATTTCACGGAATATGCAAACTTTACTTACCACGAATACGGACACAAAGTGAAAAACTGGATCACATTCAATGAGCCATGGGTGTTTAGTCGTGCCGGTTACGACGTCGGAAAGAAAGCTCCGGGACGTTGTTCACCATACATTCAAGAATGGGGAAAGCATTGTGAAGATGGACGCTCAGGATTCGAAGCTTATCAAGTCAGCCACAACTTACTCTTGGCTCATGCTTATTCCGTTGAAGCCTTCAGAGCATGCAAACAG TGTGCTGGAGGTAAAATTGGAATTGCACACAGTCCAGCTTGGTTCGAACCAGCCGACCTTGAGAGTGTTGGAGCTCCCATTGAACGTGTGCTTGATTTCATCCTGGGATG GCATTTGCATCCAACAACTTACGGAGACTATCCACAGTCGATGAAGGATCGCATTGGTCATAGATTGCCAAAGTTCACTGAAGCTGAAAAGAGAATCCTAAAGAACTCTGCAGATTTTGTTGGAATGAATTATTATACATCATTGTTTGGAGCTAATATGCAGACCGGTGATTCCAAGAACCCGAGTTGGACGACAGACTCTCTTGTTCAATGGGAAAGTAAGACTGTGGATGGATACAAGATTGGTAGCAAG CCTGCTGGTGGTAAACTGGATGTGTATTCAAGAGGAATGAGGAAGCTTTTGAAGTATATCAAGGACAACTATGGTGACCCAGAAATTATGATCACTGAGAATG GATATGGAGAGGATCTTGGAGACCTTCACAATGACGTTGCAACTGGAACAAATGATCACAACAGGAAATATTATCTTCAGAGGCATCTCTTGAGTTTGCACGAAGCCATTTG CGACGACAAGGTGAACGTTACGGGATACTACGTGTGGTCTTTGATGGACAACTTTGAGTGGCAAGATGGTTACAAGGCTAGGTTCGGGCTTTACTACATCGATTTCCTAAACAATTTGACCCGTCACCAGAAAGTTTCAGGCAAATGGTATGCTGATTTTCTTAAGCCGGGATTTCCAACTTCCAAGATAGTGAGGGAAGAACTCTAA